The Metabacillus sediminilitoris genome window below encodes:
- a CDS encoding GntR family transcriptional regulator: MQYPSSWLQGHSLGEKIACELRLQIVKGSIKPNTVLSENQIAAEFGTSRSPVREALKALSNEGLLRLERMGAVVLGLTAKDIEEIYDVRFLIETFILERLSMGHHEQLVDTLHKTIDKMEMAAKHADFIEFAYQDLYFHEIMIQEANHIRILHLWNNIRHIVLAALLVATERRFKGEIHEINTLMDNHRLIVKAFLSKDRNYIRQVIQEHFEDTRKSVNNALLPDHE, from the coding sequence ATGCAGTATCCATCCTCATGGCTGCAGGGGCATTCACTAGGTGAAAAAATTGCATGTGAATTACGCTTGCAAATTGTAAAAGGAAGTATTAAACCTAACACAGTCTTATCAGAAAATCAGATTGCAGCTGAATTTGGTACGAGTAGATCTCCGGTGAGGGAAGCTTTAAAAGCGCTTTCGAATGAAGGCTTACTTCGCTTAGAACGTATGGGAGCAGTGGTGTTGGGGCTAACTGCAAAGGATATAGAGGAAATATATGATGTTCGCTTTTTAATTGAAACATTTATTTTAGAGCGGCTTTCAATGGGCCATCATGAACAATTAGTCGATACACTTCATAAAACGATTGATAAGATGGAAATGGCAGCGAAACATGCCGATTTTATTGAGTTTGCCTATCAAGACCTATATTTCCACGAAATTATGATACAAGAGGCTAATCACATTAGAATTTTGCATTTATGGAATAATATTCGTCACATTGTGCTTGCAGCATTGTTAGTGGCAACAGAAAGACGATTTAAAGGAGAAATACATGAAATAAATACTTTGATGGATAATCATCGCTTGATCGTAAAAGCTTTCCTTTCAAAAGATCGTAACTATATAAGACAAGTTATTCAAGAGCATTTCGAGGATACACGAAAATCAGTGAATAATGCGCTGTTACCTGATCATGAATAA